The window AAGAGTATTAGGACAAATGCCAAGAAGGATGGAGCCAAAGAGACAGAGGCTGCCCACTCATATCAGCATTGCCATGTCAGAGTTAAAAGCCACGTCTGAAGGAATAGAAGGAACTTCTGTTATCAATTTGTTAGGAAGAATCCTTCTTCATCCTCTAGCTTGCTGCTATctgtatttcaaaattagaaaacccCTCTTTGCTTCTCCAATTTAGGGCATCCATTGTATAAAATGGGGCTGATTCACCTCTCCCGCATCAAACGCCAACACTGCCGGAAATTCTGCTGCCCCTGAGGTTGCCGAATTCAACAACCGTCCCTGAATCAGCTCTTCAATCAAATTACTAGACTAAGCTAGATCGAGGTAACTATCTGTTATGGAAAACCTTGGCTCTTCTTATCTCTTCGAAGTTATAAGCTTGACGGTCATCTCTGGATAATCCCCCGTCCCCAAAATATACATACTGTCGACGGGGAGCATCAGGATCTGCTGCGTCTGAAGGATCCTCGAGCACATGGTGGTTTGATGATTTGTTGATGCCTGATGCCTGAGAATTCTGCAGAACGCGGTGGTTTGATGCGTGAGAAGTCAACTAAATAAACAAGGTCGGGGAGCATTCAAAATGTGAAGCTTAATGATGTAGTTGAAGAAGGTATAAGAAGACAGTTGGAGGAAGATATAGAGAATGGGATTCCATCCccttgaaagaaaattgaagattcCATGTGAATCAGGAGAATGAGAATGAAAAAGTTTTGAGGTTGGAAGAAAGCCCAGGAAACGCGTGTTAACAATTGAGTGGAGTAAAAGGTAGTGGTACCATGGCTTTGGCTGAGCTGGGGAGCAAATTCCATTGGTTATGGAGGAGGGATTTGTATGAGAATGGAGAAACAGAGTGCCACTTCGGGTTTTAGTGAGAACGAAGAGGGACCGAACCGAAGCGAACCGGTATTTATTTATACCTCGAGGCTCGAACTGCACCGACCAAGTTCGGTCGGTTCGGTTCAACAATTCCCCCCGACCcgattatattaaaaaaagcacacacacacaacgCATCCGCAGTGGCGGTGCTCCAACCGCGCGTCTTCCCTCCGACGCTCCCAGGTACCTTCTTCCTTTGctattttacttctttttgtcctttttaattttaatgttgtTGGGTTATTTTGGatattgtgatttttttgAATTCGAATTTGATTTCTGGGTGAATCAAGCTTTGGTTGTCTATCTGATAATCTGTTTCTTTCAGTAGTACTCCTTTTGAACTTGGATTTGCTTGAGCttcgttatttttttttttttaatttgtaggtttctttattttatctttcaaagCAAAGCTGGCTTTTTCGGCGACACCGAGAATTTGTTATCAGTTATGCAAATCCCTAGATCATTTTGTCGCCTGTTCAGCACTTTCTCAAAATCACAAAGAGCCATAAGTAATTCAACCTCTTTGAATTCGATCAAGGAGCTTCACGCCCAGCTTGTAAGAGCCCAAATGCACATCGACCCATCTTCTATCTCTGAAGTTATCAAGCATTATGCTCTTTCTCCACAATCTTTGCCCAAGGCCCATTTCGTTTTTAACCAAATTCAGCGACCCACATTGCTAGTTTGGAACCACATGATCCACGGTCTATCAAAGAGCGATCGACCTAATGATGCAATTCATTTCTATAATACCATGTATTACAAAGGAATACAGGGGAGTCATTTgactttcatatttttattcaagtCTTGTGCAAGAGTTTCTGATGTAAGGCAAGGCCAGATGGTTCGTGTTCATTCTATGAAACTTGGGTTTGAATCCtatctttttgtttcaaatgcCTTGATTCATATGTATGTGTGCTTTGGTGAGTTGGCCATGGCACAAAAGGTGTTCGATGGAATGTTGGAAAGAGATGTAGTTTCATGGAATTCTATAATTTGTGgatattatcaatttaataGATTTAAGAAGGTCTTGGATCTTTTTAGGGAAATGCAGGCTATAAATGTGAGAGCTGATTCTGTGACAATGATGAAAGCTATCTCAGCAACCTGCTTTTTAAGTGAATGGGAAATGGGAGACTATTTGGTGAAGTACATTGATGAACATGGTGTTGTGGTTGATCTCTACTTAGGAAACACTTTGATAGATATGTATGGACGCCGTGGTATGATAGATTTTGCAGGTAGAGTGTTTTATCagatgaaagagaaaaatatagtaTCATGGAATGCAATGATTATGGGGTATGCAAAAGTAGGGAATTTAGTTGCTGCAAAGAAGCTTTTTAATGAAATGCCTTCAAGGGATGTGATCTCATGGACCTCCATGATCATAGGCTATTCTCTAGCTAAGCAACATGCTGAGGCAGTGAAGCTTTTTCAAGAAATGATGGTGTCTATGGTGAAACCAGATGAAATAACTGTAGCTACTGCACTTTCTGCTTGTGCCCACTTGGGCTCACTTGATGCTGGAGAGGCAGTCCATGACTATATACGCAAGCATGACATCAAATCAGACGTTTTTGTAGGAAACTCTTTGATTGATATGTATTGTAAATGTGGCGTGGTTGAGAAGGCTCTACAGGTTTTTAATGACATGAAAACTAGAGACTCAGTGTCATGGACTTCTATTATTTCAGGTCTTGCTGTGAATGGTTTTGCCGAGTCTGCACTTAATGTATTTGATCAAATGTTGAAAGAAGGTATTTGCCCAACTCATGGGACTTTTGTAGGGGTTTTACTAGCTTGTGCTCATGTAGGATTGGTAGACAAGGGAGTGGAACACTTTAAGAGCATGGAAAACACATATAGACTTGCACCAGAAATGAAGCATTATGGATGTGTTGTGGATCTTTTGTGTCGTTCAGGTTATCTGGACATGGCCTACaatttcataaagaaaatGCCAATTGTTCCTGATGTTGTAATATGGAGAATATTGTTAAGTGCTTGCAAGCTTCATGGAAATTTGGTGTTGGCTGAGATTGTCTCAAAGAAGCTTCTTGTATTAGATCCTAGTAACAACGGGAATTATGTTCTCTCTTCAAGCACATATGCAGGTTCAGATAGGTGGGATGATGTTATAAAGATTAGAAAACTGATGGAAGTGACTAACCTACAGAAACCATGTGCTTATAGTTCCATTGAAGTGAGAATATAAGCATGTATTTACCAAACGACTTGAATAACCTGAGTGCTTCTCCAATGCACTGGTTTACTGGATCAATTACTTTGCTGTGATATAAATACCCTCCAGATGTGTCCATATTCTTGAAGGCTGAACTCTCCCATGCTAAATGGATCAACGTTAAGAAAGATTGTTATTGTTGAACGAACCTTTACAGAGTtctataaaagtttgaaagcaTCCTTCATGATAACCATAGAAGGTTTTAAATGTTCTACTTTTGCCTATATAAGCCTCTATCCCCTTTGTTCAGTTTGACTTTGCATCTACATAAACCCTCATGACTAGTCTTTTCATCATCTTGGACAAATCAGTGCAGTGGATCACTTTATTTATGACTTCAAGTACTGGATGgtagttttcttaaaatatagcTATTCTTATCGCTAAGGGAAGAAGCAGGCTTAATTAACgtgtcaaatttactattgaTGCCCCATCAAGGTATTCCTATATCTTTACCATTTCGAAAATTAGGTAGTTTTTAGTGGATTATTACATTATATTCATTGATGCGTGCATTTGGTGTGGATACCTCTTGTCTGATGCTGCTTTTGAACTTGAAATTTGACCGATAATGTTGTGGAAAGTCTATGTTGTAAGAAGCATGTGTATCATAttcacttcatttttttgaGTTGGTTAGTTCTGATTGAACTTTTATGATATGATTTCAGGAAAGCACTTACTTTTCTTACCAACAGATGGTTCATCCAGCAGACCTGGGATTTAAATTGCCTAAAATGTCAGCTTAGAGGGAGGAGCCATGTGTGAGCCTTAAGTGTTGGTGTTCATGCTTGTTGACGTGCGAACATTGGTccagaaaataatattttggaCATGGAAGCTGGACCAATTGGACTTGTCACTATGATGGCTGCTCGTGCGTTTAGTGCACCCTAGATTGTCATTATCAATGTGGATGACTATCAATTGTCTGTTGCAGATCAAGATCAGATGAAGTTAAAGTTTCAATTAACATTCAGGTTTTCCGGACTTttgaaattcatttaaaaCTCTCCATCCTTTCATAACACGAACACCTTGAGTTATTGACAATGACCTGTCCAATTTTTATGATCTGTGTAGAGAGCTTAGTGAAAATTGGGCAAAGCTCTAATTCACACTCGAGAAATGCCAgtgttttttaatcttacaAAGCTCTAGAATTGTCAAAATACATGGGTTTTACTGTTGATTACTTGAAAAAGTCATGAAAACTAAGGTAGATGTGAGTAACTTAGCTGGCTTTAACAAGAAAATGCTAACAGCCTCATGCGCCACTCAAGCTGGTGGCAAAGTTTGTCTCGTTGTGGGTAATAATGAGATGACTGTTTAATTGAATCGGATAATAGAAATACACGATAAAACCAAGTGTTTTAGGTACTTGGACCCTCCCAATCTTGAGATACTCTCAAGTTCTAATCCATATTCCAAAATATTGCTTACCTCCCCCATCCCCTtgtcctctatttataaccaactTTCCTAACAAACTCCCTATCTAATTACTAATGTCCTAATAATCCCAAAGTTTTAGGGTTATATTGATCATTAAATAGGGGTTTGTTAGGGAGGTTGGTTATATATAGAGGTTAGGGGAATGGAGAAGGTAAGCAATATTTTGGAATATGGATTGGGGCTTGAGAGTCTCAAGATTGGGAGGGTCCAAGCATCTCAAACACTTCCTTTATTGTGTATTtctattatcttttaatattcaatatatCCGGGTTCTATCACTGTTCCACTAACTCCACCTGCAGTAACTCGACACCTGCTATCTGCATACACTagttctttttccattttacaAAGTATAATAAGCTTTATATGACAGGGAAGTCGTTGTGATTGGTTGTGTTTTGATACAAAAACACATGGCCTGTGTGCTTGGAGTTTATAAGAAGTTGAAAGATCAATGTGAAGCCGCTTATAACACATGGATTTGGTTTCTCACTGAAGGAGGTGGAAGATGCCTTTGAAACCAGTGCTCGTGGTGGTAATGCTATTAAGGTCATGTTCAACTTGCGAAGTCTCATACTTTGAGAGATGGACCCGAAATGCTGTGTTTTGCATGTCTTAGATCAATTGTCCtcaagagaaaaattattatcataaaacaaatcttaaatttcGTTTAGAACTGGGTTTTAGTTGTATGTTACTTAACTTCTTTTTGCTCCTATTCAAGTCTTAGTAATGGTTGTTATAAGTTACCGAGCTTTTCTCTTTGTACCTATCTATGGCTTAGATATGCTCTTTAAACAATGAGATGCTTATGAATGTTTCAAAATGAGTATATATGATGTCACTATTATCTATATTTTGGAATGATTTTGAACtaatagttaaaattttaattggtaCTTTATAGTTGATTATAGAAATAAGAAACTAGGAAGATAAATGAATCAAGAGACGAAGCTTGGTATTTTGGCTTGCCTGAAGCTCCTTACTGGGGAGAAGTCCACACTTGTGGAGATTAATCTTCTAATGGAAGACATTAGTTTTTAGGAGTTGCTagtacttttcatttttgtactCAGCCTTGGCATTCTTTTAGGATGTTTCTTGATTTAGAATGATGTTTTTCTAGTTCgaattctcttcttccttctgCTGGTCGTAAACAAACTTGAGCCAAGAAAAGAATATCCAAATTGTAAGAAtagtattttatttctcaaagTAGTTGATGTGAGCTTAAGTGCGTGCGTTTGTAAGATTTTCATGGTTTTCATTTATCAAAGGTCAGTAATGgtattaaaaaagttaatattcCTCTCTTTACaagaaagattttgtttaaggAATTCTATCTGAGATGATGGAAGTCGTTGAAGATGGCAGAAGCCATGAAAATcttaaggaaaagaaaagaaaaagaaccaaGGCTGACAAATTTTAGCGTAGAGTactaatgacaaaaaaatatgaaccACAAGCTTTTTATTCTCCTCCTTCTTATGTTTGGTTGGGATTGAAAAGTAGAATAGGATTGTGGTGTGGAATACCAAGCTTTAAAGAACAGATAACAACATGATAAAAGGATAAAGGATAAGGGTCATTAAGAATCACACAAACTGAAGACAGCCTCACAAAAAACATTATGCTTTGATTTCAGGGATAATTTGGATATTCCTGCTTtatcatttctctctctctctttctcttaacACAAGACCTACCATAAGAGAGTTCCCCAAATGGGGTGTAAACTGAACTCTCCCAATACCCCAattctcttcaaattttccaCAAAAAGATCCAACCTTGGAGGCAAAAGCATCAAATTTTCTCCCACTTCCTGTCTCAACAGTCAAAACCAAGAAACACCCACCATTCCCACCACCACAAAGATCCCAAAATCTAATATTTCCACTGTTCATTTCAAGTCTCTCACAGCTTGCAAGCTTGGCATTTCTAGATTCCCTGATTTCCAATATAATGCTGAAGGAGGAACAGGAACTGGGTCTGTCAAGATCCACGATGATAATGGCAGCAACAGCCGACTTTTAGTTTCTTTCGATGTTGACACCCTTTACATCCCACCATTGACAACTCAAACCACTAAGTTTCTGGGTCTGCCATTGCCACCGTTTCTGAAGATTGATGTTCTTCCTGAATTCTTCCAAGGAAGCATCAATCAAGAGTCTGGCAAGGTAATCACGCCCAtaagttgtttgataaaaGTTCTAGTTCAACAAAATCTTAGAAAACACTAGTTGATTcaattgtaaatattaataaCAGTGATCTGATTTGCTATATCTGCAAGCAGGTTGAGCTTGAATTTGAGTCAAAGTTCATATTCTCAATTGGGAGTTTGTATAGAGCTCCTCCATTGCTAGTAAAAACCGTGCTGAGTTCTGAAGAATCAAGAGGAATCATAAGAAGTGGAAAAGGAGAGAGATTGGATGACGATGGAAATTGCAGATTGGTAGGGGTGGCTACTGTTGACCCCATTGATGATTTGTTTCTCAATTCCTTCCTCTCTCTCCCCACTGAATGTATTGCAAACCTCAATGCTATAATCACATTCTCTTAGAGAGACAGCAAGAAGAATATATTATAACACAGTGATGTAATTGTTTGGGACAAAAATCAGACACatacatatttgaaaacaaataatataatgcaTAGGTAGTTGTTCTGGTCATCCATgatttgtgtttgaattttgtcattccatttttttataaacctTTCGTCTGGTTAAGAGCAAAAGAGACCATatctttttgtagtttttctatgactaatttttctttgattggTTGGTTtctcattcattatttaatagaCTTTACTAATTGTATTTGTGTTCACAAGACGTGCTTAGgtttgattaaataattaaaaattggatAGCGATCGTGagtgaaattatttttttattttgatacaaaacttcaaaactaaACCAAAGGTTGAATGTTTTATAGATATTGTTTGGAAGGATTGTGATAATCTACTAacaagatttttaaaataaaatgccCCAACGTAAAATTTAGAACCCAAgtctctactttttttttttttttccttcctttatTTCCAGTAATTAGTTCGAGTCACAAACGAACGAAGGCCTAACTAGTTAAAATAGCTAATGGTGTATGCACATATCGTGCATGCCGTAGCCCAAGAGCATCATGTTATTGAGATCAAAATAGGTTTAAGAAAAGTTGCTTGGATCCAGTTGACTCACAGAATAAGACATACACCTCCTCAACTCGAAGAAAGGAAGatgtattttaaaacaagaatcttttagttatttgaacCCTTAATAACATATtctaaaattccaaaatcaatttcacGACTCCATAGGgtgagttaaaaaaaaatggtaactTACGACTAAAAACCATGAGGTAATTAAGAAGAACTAAACGTTTAAACACACGACAAACAAAATGTTCATAATTGTAATCATAGATCAAGAATTGCGAGAAGGATAGCGATAAATTTGTATGGCCACcccaaagaaaaatcattattctcagaatttaaaatccaaaaccGTTTCTTACAACCTAATGGTTAGCTTTAAGACAGCCTCTCAAAACCTTAATGCATTACCACACATAGATTTTAGCAAAATGAGTAAGATActcttattatttaatatgtttttaaaaggaatagaactaaatataaataataagttgGAGTCATTAGTGGTTCATATCATCCCTAATTGAATAACTTAAATCAACAACTCTTATAATAACTATATCATTAcagtcttttatttttgttttgcaagttttttaatttttgaagtacaattttatcattgattATATGTTAAGGTCCAGTGCATCACCtccattcaaattttgacataccattcaaaattaaCTACACCATATAGTTTCAATGGAtccaaatatttgtaatttttaacaaGTTTGAAGGGTAGAACTCTACACCCTTAGAGCTAGTAtggaattatttttattactcgttactttatttttaaaaatttaagaatattttgtatgcatatctatatttttcatccaaaattgtttatattgtCCTGCTTTTGTAtttcgttttttattttgcctTCTATTCTTCCAAATTCCCTTACAACCATCTTTAGTAAatgatttacattttttatctaaagaaaagttaataaacaaataaaattgcaTATACTTCACTTAAGGTATATATACATCAGAAGAAAATCATGGAAATACCAAGAGATTACAAGATTTAAATGTTTGAGAGAagtcatattttattagttgATTATGtgttaataatcaaatatattttttatttaattattttgtcgTTTTGGCATATTTCATGGAGAGAGTttgactttaaaattttacaaggTTTCGTAGGATTTTAAgtttatcttaaaattttatagctTTATATGGTTTTGGtaaggaaatgaaaaatgagacaaacaaagtatttacataaaaataaaaaaggttacCTTTTAACTTATGAAAATTTCAGACAAATTTAACATCCTGCTAATGGTagggatatttttaaatattttttaacggTTTATGTCATATAgcaatgaaaattgtttttctttttaagttaaaggtatttttgaaactttagaaagtttattgatattttaaaaataaaaccttaaTGGTTTCCATCTaaattaatgacaaaaatatgtttgaactttttttaaatttaaaagtgttttCGAACTTTTAAGAGTAAAGCCGAATATACAAAGTTGAAAGATGTCTTTTTAGAAGTTtcttggaaagaaaaaagaaaacaaactatCTATccttcataaaaaaaatcacaaataaaacaaattcattacACTTAATTTTTGTACGAATCTTatcaacttttatatttttgaccGTTAAGctaataaattcattaaagtttctttttgCCCTCCTTAAGAATGTGAGATTAATACTCCATTTTaaagatatatgaaaaactttcaaatcacaccttaaatgttaattactaaaaaaattatttttaaaaactcatttttatttaaact of the Cucumis sativus cultivar 9930 chromosome 3, Cucumber_9930_V3, whole genome shotgun sequence genome contains:
- the LOC101221449 gene encoding pentatricopeptide repeat-containing protein At2g22410, mitochondrial encodes the protein MQIPRSFCRLFSTFSKSQRAISNSTSLNSIKELHAQLVRAQMHIDPSSISEVIKHYALSPQSLPKAHFVFNQIQRPTLLVWNHMIHGLSKSDRPNDAIHFYNTMYYKGIQGSHLTFIFLFKSCARVSDVRQGQMVRVHSMKLGFESYLFVSNALIHMYVCFGELAMAQKVFDGMLERDVVSWNSIICGYYQFNRFKKVLDLFREMQAINVRADSVTMMKAISATCFLSEWEMGDYLVKYIDEHGVVVDLYLGNTLIDMYGRRGMIDFAGRVFYQMKEKNIVSWNAMIMGYAKVGNLVAAKKLFNEMPSRDVISWTSMIIGYSLAKQHAEAVKLFQEMMVSMVKPDEITVATALSACAHLGSLDAGEAVHDYIRKHDIKSDVFVGNSLIDMYCKCGVVEKALQVFNDMKTRDSVSWTSIISGLAVNGFAESALNVFDQMLKEGICPTHGTFVGVLLACAHVGLVDKGVEHFKSMENTYRLAPEMKHYGCVVDLLCRSGYLDMAYNFIKKMPIVPDVVIWRILLSACKLHGNLVLAEIVSKKLLVLDPSNNGNYVLSSSTYAGSDRWDDVIKIRKLMEVTNLQKPCAYSSIEVRI
- the LOC101221214 gene encoding uncharacterized protein LOC101221214, which gives rise to MGCKLNSPNTPILFKFSTKRSNLGGKSIKFSPTSCLNSQNQETPTIPTTTKIPKSNISTVHFKSLTACKLGISRFPDFQYNAEGGTGTGSVKIHDDNGSNSRLLVSFDVDTLYIPPLTTQTTKFLGLPLPPFLKIDVLPEFFQGSINQESGKVELEFESKFIFSIGSLYRAPPLLVKTVLSSEESRGIIRSGKGERLDDDGNCRLVGVATVDPIDDLFLNSFLSLPTECIANLNAIITFS